From the Solanum lycopersicum chromosome 10, SLM_r2.1 genome, one window contains:
- the LOC101254845 gene encoding rab GTPase-activating protein 22 isoform X1, with protein sequence MASLDITKMWRDPGAPADSFYQVRPECTDVPKSKFRIKNGKTLSERKWRAAFSPEGYLDIGKTLGRIHRGGIHPSIRGEVWEFLLGCYDPKSSQAEREDIRQQRRTQYAILKEECRTMFPVIGSGRYITAPVITEDGDPILDPLVLQEAKAAKEAKEATSGSQGNAGASDDYEMVKEDDKRVIEWKLSLHQIGLDVARTDRSLVFYENQENLSKLWDILSVYAWFDKDVNYCQGMSDLCSPMIILLDDEADAFWCFERLMRRLRGNFRYTESSVGVESQLNNLASVTQVIDPKLHQHLDKLGGGDYLFAVRMLMVLFRREFSFCDSLYLWEMMWALEYDPDLFLTYEDPELAADKSEESKSKAKSRQVGKFERENMKNAGKAAEAPLPISVFLVASVLKDKSDKLLTEARGLDDVVKILNDVNGNLDAKKACTGAMKLHRKYLKKAANTHR encoded by the exons ATGGCAAGCTTAGATATTACAAAAATGTGGAGGGATCCTGGTGCTCCAGCGGATTCATTCTATCAGGTTCGACCGGAATGTACGGATGTTCCCAAGTCCAAATTTAGAATCAAG AATGGGAAGACCCTAAGTGAAAGAAAATGGCGTGCTGCATTTTCTCCAGAAGGTTATCTTGATATAGGCAAAACACTTGGTCGAATTCATAGAGGG GGAATTCATCCATCAATTAGAGGTGAAGTTTGGGAATTCTTACTTGGTTGCTATGATCCAAAGAGCTCACAGGCAGAGCGAGAGGATATACGACAACAACGGAG GACACAATATGCTATACTAAAAGAAGAATGCCGCACAATGTTTCCAGTGATTGGAAGTGGTCGATATATTACTGCACCTGTAATAACAGAAGACGGTGATCCTATTCTAGATCCTTTAGTACTTCAAGAGGCAAAAGCAGCAAAAGAAGCAAAAGAAGCTACTTCAGGCAGTCAAGGAAATG CAGGTGCTTCCGATGATTATGAAATGGTAAAGGAGGATGACAAAAGAGTAATAGAGTGGAAACTCTCGTTACACCAGATAG GACTCGATGTGGCTCGAACCGACAGGTCACTGGTCTTTTATGAGAATCAAGAGAATCTATCGAAGCTTTGGGATATCCTTTCTGTTTATGCTTGGTTTGACAAAGATGTTAATTATTGTCAAG GGATGAGTGATCTCTGCTCTCCAATGATTATTCTTCTCGATGATGAAGCAGATGCATTTTGGTGCTTTGAACGTTTAATGAGAAGACTG AGAGGAAATTTCAGGTACACTGAGAGTTCTGTCGGAGTAGAATCGCAGCTAAATAATCTAGCTTCAGTAACTCAAGTTATTGATCCCAAACTTCACCAACACTTAG ATAAATTAGGTGGAGGTGATTACCTGTTTGCTGTCCGGATGCTCATGGTTTTGTTCCGTCGAGAGTTTTCTTTTTGTGATTCATTATATCTTTGGGAG ATGATGTGGGCGCTGGAATATGATCCAGACTTGTTTCTTACATATGAAGACCCTGAATTAGCTGCGGACAAATCTGAAGAATCTAAATCAAAAGCAAAGTCACGTCAGGTTGGGAAATTTGAGCgagaaaacatgaaaaatgCAGGCAAAGCTGCAGAAGCCCCCCTCCCTATTTCCGTCTTCCTAGTAGCCAGTGTCCTGAAAGACAAGAGTGATAAATTGCTGACAGAAGCAAGAGGACTGGACGACGTTGTTAAG ATACTCAATGATGTTAACGGAAACCTGGACGCTAAAAAGGCTTGCACCGGTGCAATGAAACTTCATAGGAAGTATCTTAAAAAG GCTGCGAACACCCACAGGTAG
- the LOC101254845 gene encoding rab GTPase-activating protein 22 isoform X2, whose product MASLDITKMWRDPGAPADSFYQVRPECTDVPKSKFRIKNGKTLSERKWRAAFSPEGYLDIGKTLGRIHRGGIHPSIRGEVWEFLLGCYDPKSSQAEREDIRQQRRTQYAILKEECRTMFPVIGSGRYITAPVITEDGDPILDPLVLQEAKAAKEAKEATSGSQGNGASDDYEMVKEDDKRVIEWKLSLHQIGLDVARTDRSLVFYENQENLSKLWDILSVYAWFDKDVNYCQGMSDLCSPMIILLDDEADAFWCFERLMRRLRGNFRYTESSVGVESQLNNLASVTQVIDPKLHQHLDKLGGGDYLFAVRMLMVLFRREFSFCDSLYLWEMMWALEYDPDLFLTYEDPELAADKSEESKSKAKSRQVGKFERENMKNAGKAAEAPLPISVFLVASVLKDKSDKLLTEARGLDDVVKILNDVNGNLDAKKACTGAMKLHRKYLKKAANTHR is encoded by the exons ATGGCAAGCTTAGATATTACAAAAATGTGGAGGGATCCTGGTGCTCCAGCGGATTCATTCTATCAGGTTCGACCGGAATGTACGGATGTTCCCAAGTCCAAATTTAGAATCAAG AATGGGAAGACCCTAAGTGAAAGAAAATGGCGTGCTGCATTTTCTCCAGAAGGTTATCTTGATATAGGCAAAACACTTGGTCGAATTCATAGAGGG GGAATTCATCCATCAATTAGAGGTGAAGTTTGGGAATTCTTACTTGGTTGCTATGATCCAAAGAGCTCACAGGCAGAGCGAGAGGATATACGACAACAACGGAG GACACAATATGCTATACTAAAAGAAGAATGCCGCACAATGTTTCCAGTGATTGGAAGTGGTCGATATATTACTGCACCTGTAATAACAGAAGACGGTGATCCTATTCTAGATCCTTTAGTACTTCAAGAGGCAAAAGCAGCAAAAGAAGCAAAAGAAGCTACTTCAGGCAGTCAAGGAAATG GTGCTTCCGATGATTATGAAATGGTAAAGGAGGATGACAAAAGAGTAATAGAGTGGAAACTCTCGTTACACCAGATAG GACTCGATGTGGCTCGAACCGACAGGTCACTGGTCTTTTATGAGAATCAAGAGAATCTATCGAAGCTTTGGGATATCCTTTCTGTTTATGCTTGGTTTGACAAAGATGTTAATTATTGTCAAG GGATGAGTGATCTCTGCTCTCCAATGATTATTCTTCTCGATGATGAAGCAGATGCATTTTGGTGCTTTGAACGTTTAATGAGAAGACTG AGAGGAAATTTCAGGTACACTGAGAGTTCTGTCGGAGTAGAATCGCAGCTAAATAATCTAGCTTCAGTAACTCAAGTTATTGATCCCAAACTTCACCAACACTTAG ATAAATTAGGTGGAGGTGATTACCTGTTTGCTGTCCGGATGCTCATGGTTTTGTTCCGTCGAGAGTTTTCTTTTTGTGATTCATTATATCTTTGGGAG ATGATGTGGGCGCTGGAATATGATCCAGACTTGTTTCTTACATATGAAGACCCTGAATTAGCTGCGGACAAATCTGAAGAATCTAAATCAAAAGCAAAGTCACGTCAGGTTGGGAAATTTGAGCgagaaaacatgaaaaatgCAGGCAAAGCTGCAGAAGCCCCCCTCCCTATTTCCGTCTTCCTAGTAGCCAGTGTCCTGAAAGACAAGAGTGATAAATTGCTGACAGAAGCAAGAGGACTGGACGACGTTGTTAAG ATACTCAATGATGTTAACGGAAACCTGGACGCTAAAAAGGCTTGCACCGGTGCAATGAAACTTCATAGGAAGTATCTTAAAAAG GCTGCGAACACCCACAGGTAG